The Candidatus Thorarchaeota archaeon genome includes a window with the following:
- the gatD gene encoding Glu-tRNA(Gln) amidotransferase subunit GatD, whose translation MRKLKDAEIQVGDQIVVSTEDKQHVGILMPRAQIGSDEEHIVIKLDSGYNIGIRLSEDSQLEKLREVSKTESPEKKIDRDIHESHPTVSILSTGGTIASRVDYKTGAVNPALNAKDLYDAVPELTEYANVRAKVVMSVLSENIKPDDWSLIAESVAEEIRNGTDGVVIAHGTDTLGFTAAALAFALQNVPVPIVLVGSQRSSDRPSSDASMNLLQSVQFVGQADAAEVMVVMHGESDDTFTYAHRGVRARKCHTSRRDAFESINIDPLYKIENDKISEIQSPILRRNRDRKFELKSNFEKRVALIKTYPGIDPTMVDNLIDDGYRGLVIEGTGLGHAPEHLHESLKEAIESDIIVTMTSQCIWGRTNLNVYRPGVEMLQMGVVPCEDILPETAVVKLMWLLGNYDDSEEIRKMMTQNLVGEIRPRTEIDQHCSIKEA comes from the coding sequence CTGAGGAAACTCAAGGATGCCGAGATTCAAGTTGGAGACCAAATCGTGGTATCCACAGAAGATAAACAGCATGTAGGTATTCTTATGCCCCGTGCTCAGATTGGGAGCGATGAAGAACACATCGTAATCAAGCTGGATAGCGGATACAACATTGGTATTCGCTTGAGTGAAGATTCTCAATTGGAGAAACTCCGTGAAGTGTCCAAAACCGAATCTCCTGAGAAAAAAATTGACCGAGATATTCACGAATCTCATCCAACTGTTTCTATCCTTAGTACTGGCGGTACAATTGCTAGTCGTGTCGACTACAAGACTGGAGCTGTTAATCCTGCACTTAATGCAAAAGATCTCTATGATGCTGTTCCAGAACTGACCGAATATGCAAATGTTCGAGCCAAAGTCGTGATGAGTGTGCTTTCTGAAAACATCAAACCAGATGATTGGAGCTTGATAGCAGAGAGTGTAGCAGAAGAAATCAGAAATGGCACCGATGGAGTAGTAATTGCCCATGGAACCGATACATTGGGATTCACTGCGGCTGCGCTTGCCTTTGCCCTTCAAAACGTACCAGTTCCAATTGTTTTGGTCGGTTCACAAAGATCTTCCGATCGCCCCTCATCTGATGCTTCAATGAATTTACTGCAGTCAGTTCAATTCGTTGGGCAAGCTGATGCTGCCGAAGTTATGGTTGTGATGCATGGGGAGAGTGACGATACATTTACCTATGCCCATCGTGGTGTGAGAGCCCGAAAATGCCATACTAGTAGACGTGATGCATTCGAATCTATCAACATCGATCCCCTTTACAAAATTGAGAATGACAAAATATCAGAAATTCAATCTCCGATATTGCGAAGAAATCGAGATAGGAAATTCGAATTGAAATCCAATTTTGAAAAACGTGTGGCACTAATCAAAACATATCCTGGCATAGACCCTACAATGGTTGATAATCTGATTGATGACGGGTATAGGGGATTAGTCATAGAGGGGACTGGTTTAGGCCACGCCCCAGAACATCTACATGAATCTCTGAAAGAAGCAATTGAATCAGATATCATTGTTACAATGACTAGTCAATGCATCTGGGGACGAACAAACCTGAATGTATATCGACCGGGGGTCGAAATGCTACAGATGGGGGTTGTTCCTTGCGAGGACATACTTCCTGAAACGGCTGTTGTGAAGCTCATGTGGTTATTAGGAAACTATGATGATTCGGAAGAGATTCGGAAAATGATGACGCAGAATCTGGTTGGTGAGATACGACCCCGAACAGAAATCGACCAGCATTGTTCGATAAAGGAGGCGTGA
- a CDS encoding family 1 glycosylhydrolase has product MNYKRLEFPEDFLWGSAAAAHQTEGGNRNNWTEWESKPGTIKDGSTSEVACDHYNRYKEDFDLAKELGHEVHRFSIEWSRIEPEEGEWDDSEIEHYRNVIQALLDREIQPMVTLHHFTNPIWFSEDDGWLNPSSPDRFSRFVRKAVEPFTDYGIIWNTINEPMVVVTMGYLFGDFPPGLQDYGKALTAAKNLLKAHGQAATAIREVYDEKGMKQPDIAPVLSTSYFEPYDPNNEEDAELAEYLDYLYNHAWLEGVMTSTIPEILGEEKTYKPLEDSADFIGVNYYSRMRVSTTLDFMAGEMPPKDPDLPRCEGLDWEFYPEGYYPILKGIWDKWKTPIFLTENGIGTQDDSLRRRYIVAHLRQVHKAIRDGVEILGYLIWSLTDNFEWAEGYESHFGLVEVDYKTQERIPRESAYMFREIIQENALSSEIQAKHLDSEMDPS; this is encoded by the coding sequence ATGAACTATAAACGACTAGAATTTCCCGAAGATTTCCTATGGGGTAGCGCGGCCGCCGCTCATCAAACTGAAGGAGGGAATCGCAACAACTGGACGGAATGGGAATCGAAACCAGGGACCATCAAAGATGGATCCACTTCTGAAGTTGCCTGCGATCACTATAATCGATACAAAGAAGATTTCGACTTAGCAAAAGAACTAGGTCACGAAGTTCACAGATTCTCGATTGAGTGGAGCAGAATTGAACCTGAAGAGGGCGAGTGGGACGACAGCGAAATTGAACATTACAGGAATGTCATCCAAGCCCTATTGGATAGAGAAATTCAACCGATGGTCACGCTTCATCATTTCACCAATCCAATCTGGTTTTCCGAAGATGATGGATGGTTGAATCCTTCTAGCCCTGATAGATTTAGTAGGTTTGTCCGAAAAGCAGTGGAGCCATTCACCGACTACGGTATAATCTGGAATACAATTAATGAACCGATGGTAGTTGTTACGATGGGATATCTCTTTGGTGATTTTCCTCCTGGTCTGCAAGATTATGGCAAGGCCTTGACGGCTGCCAAGAATCTACTAAAAGCACATGGGCAGGCAGCTACTGCTATCCGTGAAGTATATGATGAAAAAGGAATGAAGCAACCCGATATCGCTCCGGTTCTTAGTACTTCATATTTCGAGCCGTATGACCCAAATAATGAGGAAGATGCGGAGTTAGCGGAGTATCTCGATTATTTGTACAATCATGCTTGGCTGGAAGGTGTGATGACATCAACTATACCGGAGATTTTGGGTGAAGAGAAGACCTACAAACCATTGGAAGATAGTGCTGATTTCATTGGTGTGAACTACTATAGTAGAATGCGGGTTTCTACCACTCTTGATTTTATGGCAGGAGAAATGCCTCCAAAGGATCCAGACTTGCCACGTTGTGAAGGTTTGGATTGGGAATTCTATCCTGAAGGCTACTATCCAATTCTCAAAGGCATTTGGGACAAATGGAAAACTCCGATTTTCTTGACAGAAAATGGCATAGGTACCCAAGACGATTCTCTTCGTAGGAGATACATCGTTGCGCACCTTCGACAGGTTCACAAAGCTATACGCGATGGCGTGGAAATTCTTGGCTATCTTATATGGAGCCTGACAGATAACTTCGAATGGGCGGAAGGCTATGAAAGCCATTTTGGCTTGGTCGAGGTGGATTACAAAACTCAAGAGCGAATACCACGTGAAAGTGCCTATATGTTCAGAGAAATCATTCAAGAGAACGCTCTTAGCTCCGAAATCCAAGCCAAGCATCTCGATAGTGAGATGGATCCTTCTTAG
- a CDS encoding methyltransferase domain-containing protein, with amino-acid sequence MSRLDRWLRDNGYFSSRQTAKRAIKQGLVLVNGTKAKPSKNVTRTDEIHISEHAHDLPLGYLKLKEIDQEVEINIISPDDYVLDIGSSAGGFILYAKEQGASVLGIEISDKFLPRLKELAYHSEVVSILGADAFTMPLGNIPCGDFNAVLIDVTTEPRSTLKLVQRFYKCLRPSGKILVAFKSDSTHDTIETCCNSIEDLGFADCQSIVLDEKKQEFHVFATKPESPTQ; translated from the coding sequence ATGTCAAGACTAGATAGGTGGCTCCGAGACAATGGATATTTCAGTTCTCGCCAGACAGCCAAGCGGGCGATTAAGCAGGGATTGGTACTCGTAAATGGAACGAAAGCAAAACCTTCCAAAAATGTGACTAGAACGGACGAAATTCACATCTCTGAACACGCCCACGACCTACCCCTTGGGTATCTCAAACTCAAGGAAATCGACCAGGAAGTAGAAATCAACATAATTTCTCCAGATGATTATGTTCTCGATATTGGTAGTTCCGCTGGTGGATTCATTCTCTACGCCAAAGAACAAGGAGCAAGTGTTCTTGGAATTGAAATTTCGGACAAATTTCTCCCTCGATTGAAAGAACTAGCCTATCATTCTGAGGTGGTGTCCATTCTAGGAGCTGATGCTTTTACAATGCCACTGGGAAACATTCCGTGTGGCGATTTCAACGCTGTACTCATCGATGTAACCACAGAGCCTCGGTCAACATTGAAGCTTGTTCAGAGATTCTACAAGTGCTTAAGGCCTTCGGGCAAGATCTTAGTGGCCTTCAAATCAGATTCAACCCATGATACCATTGAAACCTGCTGTAATTCTATTGAAGACTTAGGTTTTGCTGATTGTCAATCTATTGTACTGGACGAAAAAAAGCAGGAATTTCATGTATTTGCTACTAAACCTGAAAGCCCCACACAATGA
- a CDS encoding DUF2110 family protein codes for MTTVTLVPRVYGPESTHLLDVFGRRIRGLSEDLHISQIRVSTDSRGHIEITMDGEDEEFLRNVLDQRYGIVPSFEMVDRDSEYSGYLVDVGQVGYGLYVDIGLPSNPLTDLLIPLHRLREQFDMPRKSLNEICRKIVLVEDLPVNTRITDINSVKGEVEGQFAESYVDRINAWANESHERLFILGSTYKIINNALSKTNHKQDVIEIERIGIFEFSVVCKLGTRATGILSAIGPLLRGIPIHPFIPKKVRG; via the coding sequence TTGACTACAGTGACTTTAGTTCCGCGAGTATATGGACCTGAATCCACACATCTCTTGGATGTTTTTGGCAGGCGAATTAGAGGTTTATCCGAGGATCTGCATATCTCCCAGATTCGTGTGAGTACGGATTCCAGAGGCCACATTGAGATTACAATGGATGGAGAAGACGAGGAATTTTTGAGGAATGTTCTGGATCAACGCTATGGAATCGTACCGAGTTTTGAAATGGTAGACAGAGATTCTGAATATTCTGGATATTTGGTTGATGTTGGGCAAGTTGGATATGGGCTATACGTCGATATTGGATTGCCGTCAAATCCGCTTACAGATTTGCTAATCCCTCTTCACAGATTGCGAGAGCAATTCGATATGCCCCGAAAATCACTCAATGAGATTTGCCGCAAGATAGTCCTTGTCGAAGATTTACCGGTTAATACTCGTATTACAGATATAAACTCGGTGAAAGGTGAGGTGGAAGGGCAATTCGCAGAATCTTATGTGGACCGAATTAATGCTTGGGCAAATGAATCTCATGAGCGACTATTCATTCTTGGGTCAACATATAAGATAATTAACAACGCCCTGTCTAAAACCAATCACAAACAGGATGTAATTGAAATTGAGCGGATAGGAATCTTCGAGTTCTCAGTTGTATGCAAATTAGGAACCAGAGCTACTGGTATCCTATCTGCTATTGGCCCCCTCCTTCGTGGAATACCCATTCATCCCTTCATACCCAAGAAAGTGCGAGGGTAG